The Propionispora hippei DSM 15287 genome includes a region encoding these proteins:
- a CDS encoding HPr family phosphocarrier protein translates to MTRKCVEIIRRNTLYPRHAAAFARAAGRFVCEVTAISGEYRVDGKSILGLISLEPQIGMTIIIEADGEDEQVAVDILAKILEGYY, encoded by the coding sequence GTGACAAGAAAATGTGTGGAGATTATAAGACGCAATACTCTTTATCCACGCCATGCGGCAGCGTTTGCCAGAGCGGCAGGACGCTTTGTCTGCGAAGTGACAGCGATCAGCGGCGAGTATCGGGTTGACGGGAAGAGCATCTTAGGGCTGATATCACTGGAACCTCAGATTGGTATGACTATTATTATTGAGGCCGACGGCGAAGATGAGCAGGTCGCCGTGGACATTCTGGCTAAAATACTGGAAGGATATTACTGA
- a CDS encoding FMN-binding glutamate synthase family protein, protein MQSILAYVQTFLPPVSWFIQLLLALLLIAVLGLLLGKPVMRYVINRVVDDATAKLLSDEYDENVAELLPSLKRFSVINIIELSLRAETGKVITRPLGTPKHYPEFDNLLFSPQQMTRFTLPVSTNIDMSVTLGRKAKKPLKLKIPLIIGSMAYGLALSEEAKVALAIASKRLGTALGSGEGPFLPEEADAAGKFILQICRWSWGLRTNEQIATADMLEIAMGQGADVGTAPIMAADIEGRARELGGLAPDETAISLPAPPGVHTPADWPVFMKKLRQRADGKPIALKLMATDRLEEELAVAVSLGVDVICLDGAGGGSHAVAPIKQDNFSIPILYALVRAKRYLAGTQISLIAGGGLYTPGHCLKALALGADAVVLGTVPLFALVHNQATKAIPWEPPTALVYYNSQTKDKFDLCQGATSVTNAFTSMVLEMEEAMRALGKSSLNQLSPDDLVALDSLTADLTGVKKVTDTCTPRAPSSPGRTAPHSQPNRFAERQQYTALLNQMRQSIQQAKKTTARLESMRERLRSYLE, encoded by the coding sequence ATGCAAAGTATTTTGGCCTATGTTCAAACCTTTCTTCCGCCGGTCTCCTGGTTTATCCAACTGCTGTTGGCGCTTCTTCTTATTGCGGTTCTCGGTCTTTTGCTGGGAAAACCGGTTATGCGCTATGTCATAAACCGGGTTGTCGACGATGCCACCGCAAAATTACTCTCCGACGAGTATGACGAAAATGTTGCCGAACTGCTTCCTTCATTAAAACGTTTTTCCGTAATCAATATAATTGAACTAAGTTTACGGGCCGAAACCGGTAAAGTTATAACCAGGCCGCTAGGAACACCAAAACATTATCCCGAGTTTGACAACCTTCTATTTTCACCGCAACAAATGACCCGTTTTACCTTGCCGGTAAGCACTAACATAGATATGTCAGTAACACTGGGTCGTAAGGCAAAAAAACCGCTTAAGCTAAAAATTCCTTTGATAATTGGCTCCATGGCCTACGGTCTTGCCTTAAGCGAAGAAGCGAAAGTAGCATTAGCCATCGCCAGCAAACGATTAGGGACTGCACTCGGGTCTGGCGAAGGCCCTTTCCTCCCTGAAGAAGCTGACGCCGCCGGGAAATTTATCCTCCAAATTTGCCGCTGGTCCTGGGGACTGCGGACAAATGAACAGATTGCCACCGCCGACATGCTGGAAATCGCTATGGGGCAGGGAGCCGATGTCGGTACCGCCCCGATCATGGCTGCTGATATTGAAGGACGAGCCCGTGAACTGGGGGGACTGGCCCCTGACGAAACAGCCATTTCCCTGCCGGCACCACCGGGTGTACACACGCCGGCCGACTGGCCTGTTTTTATGAAAAAACTACGCCAGCGCGCCGACGGAAAGCCTATTGCCTTAAAACTGATGGCCACCGACCGTTTGGAGGAAGAACTGGCAGTCGCCGTTTCCCTGGGAGTAGACGTGATCTGCCTGGACGGAGCCGGTGGCGGTTCACACGCCGTAGCACCTATCAAGCAGGACAATTTTTCTATTCCTATTTTGTATGCGTTGGTACGGGCCAAACGGTACTTAGCGGGAACCCAAATCAGCCTCATTGCCGGTGGTGGATTGTATACCCCCGGTCACTGTCTCAAAGCGCTGGCGCTGGGGGCCGATGCAGTGGTACTCGGTACCGTTCCACTTTTTGCCCTGGTGCACAACCAGGCTACCAAAGCTATTCCCTGGGAACCACCCACTGCACTGGTATATTACAATTCACAGACCAAGGACAAGTTTGACCTCTGTCAGGGCGCAACCAGTGTAACCAATGCATTTACCTCCATGGTTCTGGAAATGGAAGAAGCCATGCGGGCTTTGGGCAAGTCTTCGTTAAACCAGCTCAGTCCCGACGATCTGGTCGCCTTGGATTCGCTTACGGCCGACCTTACGGGAGTGAAAAAGGTGACCGATACCTGTACGCCCCGCGCGCCGTCCAGCCCTGGCAGGACGGCGCCTCACAGCCAGCCAAATCGCTTTGCCGAACGACAGCAATACACCGCACTGCTGAATCAAATGCGCCAATCCATCCAGCAGGCAAAAAAAACCACCGCCCGCCTGGAAAGCATGCGGGAACGGCTCCGGTCTTATCTGGAATAG
- a CDS encoding adenylosuccinate synthase encodes MSATVVIGTQWGDEGKGKIVDYLAERADVVVRYQGGNNAGHTVVVGDQEFKLHLLPSGILYNGKTCVIGNGVVVDPKVMLEEIKSMQAKGIDTSSLKLSNRAHLIMPYHRLLDEVEETSRGDFKIGTTKRGIGPCYMDKNARSGIRVCDLLEPEEFKEKLARNLEAKNHLLKAVYNTDGFDFAEVLKEYQEYAEQLRPYVADTSAILHESIKGGQKVLFEGAQATLLDLDHGTYPYVTSSHPIAGGACIGAGVGPSKINKVVGVVKAYTTRVGEGPFPTELHDATGDLIREEGHEYGTTTGRPRRCGWLDACIIRYAGYVSGIDYMAITRLDILDKLPMVKICVAYKYDGKIINEFPASLNVLSRVEPVYEELPGWQQPTSHIRSYEDLPLNARRYVERLSEVSGIAIGLVSVGPGREQTMILADMF; translated from the coding sequence ATGTCAGCAACAGTTGTAATCGGAACGCAGTGGGGAGACGAAGGAAAAGGGAAAATCGTCGACTATTTAGCCGAAAGAGCGGATGTGGTTGTTCGCTATCAGGGGGGCAATAATGCCGGACACACCGTTGTGGTAGGGGATCAGGAGTTTAAGCTGCATTTACTGCCGTCAGGCATACTATATAATGGTAAAACCTGCGTCATTGGCAACGGCGTGGTGGTTGATCCCAAGGTTATGCTGGAAGAAATAAAAAGCATGCAGGCCAAAGGCATTGATACCAGCAGCCTGAAGCTATCCAACCGGGCTCATTTAATTATGCCATATCACCGCCTGCTGGACGAAGTGGAAGAAACTTCTCGGGGCGACTTCAAAATCGGCACAACCAAGCGTGGTATCGGTCCCTGCTACATGGATAAAAATGCCCGCAGCGGTATCCGGGTCTGCGATTTGCTGGAACCGGAGGAATTTAAAGAAAAACTGGCCCGCAATCTGGAAGCCAAGAATCATTTGCTGAAAGCCGTATATAATACGGACGGGTTTGACTTTGCAGAAGTGCTTAAGGAATACCAGGAATATGCCGAACAACTGCGTCCGTATGTTGCCGATACGTCGGCTATTTTGCATGAATCCATTAAAGGCGGCCAGAAAGTGCTGTTTGAAGGAGCCCAGGCTACTTTGCTTGATCTGGATCATGGCACCTATCCCTATGTGACCTCATCGCATCCGATTGCCGGCGGCGCCTGCATCGGAGCCGGTGTAGGCCCGAGCAAAATCAACAAGGTTGTCGGTGTGGTGAAAGCCTATACCACCCGGGTGGGCGAAGGACCGTTCCCCACCGAACTGCATGACGCAACAGGCGATCTGATCCGGGAGGAAGGCCATGAATACGGCACCACCACCGGCCGGCCACGTCGCTGCGGCTGGCTGGATGCCTGCATCATCCGCTACGCGGGTTATGTCAGCGGCATTGACTATATGGCGATTACCCGCCTGGATATCCTGGATAAACTGCCTATGGTTAAAATTTGCGTAGCTTACAAATATGACGGAAAAATTATCAATGAGTTTCCGGCCAGCCTGAACGTGCTGTCCCGGGTGGAACCGGTTTATGAGGAATTGCCCGGCTGGCAGCAACCGACTTCCCATATTCGCTCCTATGAAGATCTACCGCTTAATGCCCGTCGCTATGTAGAACGGCTGAGTGAGGTTAGCGGTATTGCCATCGGTTTGGTCTCGGTCGGTCCCGGCCGGGAACAGACGATGATACTGGCAGATATGTTTTAA
- the hprK gene encoding HPr(Ser) kinase/phosphatase: MKKDLLVKDIIEPCGLEIISGADYLDRPVRVPDINRPGLMLAGYLKYFEHQRIQVIGMAEMAFLESLGETLATECWKTLTGLEIPCVIITRGKSLPEHWLKLAEEAHLAVLRTLQPTTRFIGRLTDYLERRLAPSITIHGVFVDVHGIGTLITGDSGIGKSETALELIKRGHRLVADDAVVVTRVAENNLVGRAPEMIRHLMEIRGLGILDIKTLFGIRAVRLFQDINLTIHLEEWQHGKYYDRLGIDDERTEILGVSIPKTIIPVRPGRNLAGIVEVAAMNYRLKTLGFHSAQDFVNRQAELQEQGLVDADEVNDFTHGLW; this comes from the coding sequence ATGAAGAAGGACTTACTTGTCAAAGACATAATCGAACCTTGCGGGCTGGAGATAATCAGCGGTGCCGATTACCTGGACCGTCCGGTACGGGTGCCGGACATCAACCGGCCCGGACTGATGCTGGCCGGATATTTAAAGTATTTTGAGCATCAGCGGATTCAGGTTATTGGCATGGCTGAAATGGCCTTTCTGGAATCATTGGGTGAGACGCTCGCTACCGAGTGCTGGAAAACGCTTACCGGCCTGGAGATTCCCTGCGTGATTATTACGCGGGGAAAGTCGCTGCCGGAGCATTGGCTTAAATTGGCGGAAGAGGCTCACCTGGCCGTGCTGCGCACATTGCAGCCGACCACCCGGTTTATTGGCCGGTTGACCGATTATTTGGAACGTCGCCTGGCGCCCAGCATTACCATTCACGGTGTGTTTGTCGATGTTCACGGTATTGGCACGCTGATTACGGGCGACAGCGGCATCGGTAAGAGCGAAACGGCGCTGGAGCTGATTAAGCGCGGTCATCGGCTGGTGGCCGATGATGCCGTGGTGGTGACCCGCGTGGCGGAGAATAATCTGGTCGGCCGGGCTCCGGAGATGATCCGTCACCTTATGGAAATTCGCGGCTTGGGAATTTTGGACATCAAGACGCTGTTCGGCATCCGGGCAGTTCGCCTGTTCCAGGATATCAATCTGACTATTCATCTGGAAGAGTGGCAGCACGGCAAGTATTATGATCGCCTGGGGATCGACGATGAACGGACGGAAATTTTGGGCGTGTCCATACCGAAAACCATTATCCCCGTTCGGCCCGGGCGAAATCTGGCCGGTATTGTGGAAGTGGCGGCGATGAACTACCGGCTGAAAACACTCGGCTTTCACTCGGCCCAAGATTTTGTCAATCGCCAGGCCGAACTGCAGGAACAGGGACTGGTTGATGCCGATGAGGTAAATGATTTTACCCACGG